In the genome of Thermococcus sp. 21S7, one region contains:
- a CDS encoding HAD family hydrolase, protein MVTYLFDFDGTLVDSTGAVEKALRIAIEKTVPAVIESDLYEDYYKALFLFIKGKLTYQYLGVIHELVAQGTIHEYYKLMPRYIKDFPDARRVVRELRARGRRVISFSGEHTYPGGKVIFMKKTNWYDEFDEVITFRGTKDMLKKFQTLREFYPDEPFVWVDDSPGRFTYILDENTLLVQKASPYKSDVALLFERQNFLKIRSIREVLEIDDGLSAFSEGDKT, encoded by the coding sequence ATGGTGACGTACCTCTTCGACTTCGATGGAACCTTAGTGGACAGCACGGGCGCGGTTGAGAAGGCCCTCCGCATAGCCATTGAGAAGACCGTTCCTGCAGTCATCGAGAGCGACCTGTACGAGGATTACTACAAGGCCCTGTTCCTCTTCATCAAGGGAAAGCTGACCTACCAGTACCTCGGGGTCATACACGAACTGGTGGCACAGGGAACCATACACGAGTACTACAAGCTCATGCCCCGGTACATCAAGGACTTCCCCGACGCGAGGAGGGTTGTTCGGGAGCTCAGGGCGCGGGGGAGGCGCGTCATAAGCTTCTCCGGAGAGCACACCTACCCCGGCGGGAAGGTCATCTTCATGAAGAAGACGAACTGGTACGACGAGTTCGACGAGGTGATAACCTTCAGGGGAACCAAGGACATGCTCAAGAAGTTCCAGACACTGCGAGAGTTCTATCCGGATGAGCCCTTCGTGTGGGTGGACGACAGCCCGGGAAGGTTCACCTATATACTTGACGAAAACACACTTCTCGTTCAGAAGGCCTCCCCATACAAGAGCGACGTCGCTCTCCTCTTCGAGAGGCAGAACTTCTTGAAGATACGAAGCATCAGGGAAGTGCTGGAGATAGACGATGGACTCTCCGCCTTCTCCGAGGGGGATAAAACTTAA
- the glyS gene encoding glycine--tRNA ligase — protein sequence MGEKPEKYEVLQDLMRRRGFAWGSFEIYGGARGFYDYGPLGATIKRKIEQKIREAFQREGFFELETPDITPERVFIASGHVDKFVDPLVECKKCGARFRADHLVEEALDIDTEGMSAEHLTQLIREHEVRCPECGGELSEVWYFNLMFETKIGPYGDQKGYLRPETAQGIFVNFKRLNAFARNKLPFGVFQIGKAYRNEISPRQGMLRLREFTQAEAEIFFNPKETEHPHFDEVKDEVLRLYPIEHQLKNLGTIEMTALEAVEKGYIMNTFFAYYMVMVKRVLLDIGIPEDKIRFRQQLPEERAHYSRDTWDAEIHSERFGWVECVGIANRGDYDLSKHLKMSGADLTVLIHYDEPRIVKHLKVSLNMKRVGPKLKKDAKRINELIQGWDEEKLRNLVEVLERDGRITIEGYELEKDDFIIKEVEEKITGEKIVPHVLEPSFGIDRPFYLLLENSLVIEEDRTYLRLKKDMAPIEVAVLPLVAKEPLKSIAYDVFRTLQKAGFIAVYDEKDTVGRRYLRYDEIGTPYCVTIDNQTPEDNTVTIRDRDTREQVRVKIEELPEKLRELIFGE from the coding sequence ATGGGAGAGAAGCCCGAGAAGTACGAGGTTCTTCAGGATTTGATGAGGAGGAGAGGTTTCGCGTGGGGCAGCTTTGAAATCTACGGCGGTGCGAGGGGTTTTTACGATTACGGTCCTCTTGGAGCTACGATAAAGAGAAAAATCGAGCAGAAGATACGCGAGGCATTCCAGAGAGAAGGCTTCTTCGAGCTTGAAACACCGGATATAACCCCTGAGAGGGTCTTCATCGCAAGCGGTCACGTTGACAAGTTCGTTGACCCGCTGGTCGAGTGTAAGAAGTGCGGTGCTCGCTTTAGGGCCGACCACCTCGTCGAGGAGGCCCTCGACATCGACACGGAGGGCATGAGCGCCGAGCACCTCACCCAGCTCATCCGCGAGCACGAGGTCCGCTGTCCCGAATGCGGCGGCGAGCTTTCCGAGGTCTGGTACTTCAACCTAATGTTCGAGACCAAAATCGGCCCCTATGGGGACCAAAAGGGCTACCTGAGGCCCGAAACGGCCCAGGGTATCTTCGTGAACTTCAAAAGGCTGAACGCTTTTGCTAGGAACAAGCTCCCCTTCGGAGTCTTCCAGATCGGCAAGGCCTACCGCAACGAGATTTCACCGAGGCAGGGGATGTTGAGGCTCAGAGAGTTCACCCAGGCGGAGGCCGAGATATTCTTCAACCCAAAGGAGACGGAGCATCCGCACTTCGACGAGGTCAAGGACGAGGTTCTGCGTCTCTATCCGATAGAGCACCAGCTCAAGAACCTCGGCACAATTGAGATGACCGCACTGGAGGCCGTGGAGAAGGGTTACATTATGAACACCTTCTTCGCCTACTACATGGTCATGGTCAAGCGCGTCCTCCTCGATATCGGCATCCCCGAGGATAAGATACGCTTCCGCCAGCAGCTGCCCGAGGAGCGCGCCCACTATTCGCGCGACACCTGGGATGCAGAGATACACAGCGAGCGCTTCGGCTGGGTGGAGTGCGTTGGAATAGCCAACCGCGGCGACTACGACCTCAGCAAGCATCTGAAGATGAGCGGGGCAGATTTAACCGTCCTCATCCACTACGATGAGCCCAGGATAGTCAAGCACCTCAAAGTGAGCCTCAACATGAAGCGCGTCGGCCCTAAGCTGAAGAAGGACGCCAAGAGGATAAACGAGCTCATCCAGGGCTGGGACGAAGAGAAGCTGAGGAACCTGGTTGAAGTCCTGGAGAGGGACGGCAGAATCACCATCGAGGGCTACGAGCTGGAGAAGGACGACTTCATAATCAAGGAAGTGGAGGAGAAGATAACCGGCGAGAAGATAGTCCCCCACGTCCTTGAGCCGAGCTTTGGAATAGACAGGCCGTTCTACCTGCTCCTTGAGAACAGCCTCGTCATCGAGGAAGACAGAACCTACCTCAGGCTCAAGAAGGACATGGCGCCGATTGAGGTCGCGGTTCTTCCGCTCGTCGCCAAGGAGCCGTTGAAGAGCATAGCCTACGACGTCTTCAGGACGCTCCAGAAGGCAGGTTTCATAGCGGTCTACGACGAGAAGGACACCGTTGGGAGGAGATACCTCCGCTACGACGAGATAGGAACGCCCTACTGCGTCACCATCGACAACCAGACGCCCGAGGACAACACCGTTACAATCCGCGACCGCGACACGAGGGAGCAGGTGAGGGTGAAGATTGAAGAACTGCCCGAGAAGCTCAGGGAGCTGATTTTCGGGGAGTGA
- a CDS encoding 50S ribosomal protein L35ae: protein MARGKALVLAYAGTKEHQDNHHMILKPLGIDDRNAASRLIGRKVVWRTPTGRRMYGKILKPHGKGGEVKAYFKPGLPGQALGDYVEIL from the coding sequence ATGGCCAGGGGAAAGGCTCTCGTCCTTGCCTACGCCGGGACCAAGGAGCACCAGGACAACCACCACATGATTCTGAAGCCCCTCGGCATCGACGACAGGAACGCAGCTTCGAGGCTCATAGGCAGGAAGGTCGTCTGGAGGACGCCGACCGGCAGGAGGATGTACGGCAAGATTCTCAAACCCCACGGCAAGGGGGGCGAGGTAAAGGCATACTTCAAGCCGGGCCTGCCCGGTCAGGCACTTGGTGACTACGTCGAAATCCTCTGA
- a CDS encoding type II toxin-antitoxin system VapC family toxin: MIAIDASVLAKYVLLEPGWERVEELLSKDVVSLDYALAEVSNALWKHHVLYGEISLEEFNKRSKVVDALPNVVVLESGMQYLEKSRGIAVNHRIPIYDALYIAQALKYGELATSDEKQGEIAEKLGVEVLYL, translated from the coding sequence GTGATAGCAATTGACGCCTCCGTCCTTGCGAAGTACGTTCTCCTTGAACCCGGTTGGGAACGGGTAGAGGAGCTACTTTCTAAAGACGTCGTCTCACTTGACTATGCCTTGGCAGAGGTTTCAAACGCCCTCTGGAAACATCACGTCCTCTACGGTGAGATATCCCTGGAGGAGTTCAATAAGAGATCAAAGGTTGTGGATGCTCTCCCGAACGTCGTCGTTCTTGAGAGTGGAATGCAGTATTTGGAGAAATCAAGGGGGATAGCTGTTAACCACCGAATCCCAATCTATGACGCCCTCTACATCGCTCAGGCCCTGAAGTATGGCGAACTTGCCACCAGCGACGAAAAGCAGGGAGAAATAGCGGAGAAACTCGGCGTTGAGGTGCTCTACCTCTAA
- a CDS encoding tRNA (guanine(10)-N(2))-dimethyltransferase, translating to MEFVEVREGLAKILVPKAERIYDAPVFYNPIMALNRDISVLAVEVLKPRTVLDALSATGIRGIRYALETPAEEVWLNDISEDAFNLILENLRLNLGVDGERIGERRFSFEGEKKVIANLDDANRLMAEKFRHFDFLDLDPFGSPVEFLDTALRSVRRKGVLAVTATDTGVLCGAYRHACRRKYLAEPIRGELCHEAGLRILIGTVVRYAAKYDLGVEVLLAYYRDHYFRAFLRLKSGARKADGSIERLGYLWQDENGRFGYENSFLPKRQGAYGPLWLGPLKSQEFVDEVLKLAEEHPPAHKKTLPFLETLVEELDVPFHYDTHALARRNNLQVGKLAEIIETLRGKGYSATRTHFSPVAIKTDAPFDEVLEALRALH from the coding sequence ATGGAGTTCGTCGAGGTGCGCGAGGGTCTTGCAAAAATCCTTGTCCCAAAGGCGGAGAGAATATACGACGCCCCCGTCTTCTATAACCCGATAATGGCATTAAACCGGGATATAAGCGTCCTGGCCGTTGAAGTGCTCAAACCGAGGACCGTTCTCGATGCCCTCTCTGCCACTGGAATCAGAGGCATCCGCTACGCCCTCGAAACCCCCGCAGAGGAGGTCTGGCTCAACGATATAAGCGAAGATGCCTTCAATCTGATTCTGGAAAACCTCCGGCTGAACCTCGGCGTCGATGGGGAGAGGATAGGTGAGAGGAGGTTCTCATTCGAGGGAGAGAAGAAGGTTATAGCCAACCTCGACGACGCCAACAGGCTCATGGCCGAGAAGTTCAGGCACTTTGATTTCCTCGACCTCGACCCCTTCGGCTCACCGGTGGAGTTCCTCGACACGGCACTGAGGAGCGTCAGGAGAAAAGGAGTTTTAGCGGTCACCGCCACCGACACCGGCGTCCTCTGCGGCGCCTACAGACACGCCTGCCGCAGGAAGTACCTGGCGGAGCCGATAAGGGGAGAGCTCTGCCACGAGGCGGGTTTGAGGATACTCATCGGAACCGTTGTCAGGTACGCCGCTAAGTACGACCTCGGCGTTGAGGTTCTCTTAGCATACTACCGCGACCACTACTTCAGGGCCTTTTTGAGGCTCAAGAGCGGCGCTAGGAAGGCCGACGGGAGCATTGAACGGCTCGGCTACCTGTGGCAGGATGAAAACGGCAGGTTCGGGTACGAGAACTCCTTCCTGCCCAAAAGACAGGGCGCATACGGTCCCCTCTGGCTCGGTCCGCTCAAGAGCCAGGAGTTCGTTGACGAGGTGCTGAAGCTGGCTGAAGAGCACCCCCCCGCCCACAAGAAGACGCTCCCGTTCCTCGAAACCCTCGTGGAGGAGCTGGACGTTCCTTTCCACTACGATACCCATGCCCTCGCTAGGAGGAACAACCTCCAGGTCGGAAAGCTCGCGGAGATAATCGAGACCCTCCGCGGGAAAGGCTACTCCGCAACGAGGACGCATTTCTCGCCGGTGGCCATCAAGACAGACGCACCCTTCGACGAGGTGCTGGAGGCGCTGAGGGCACTTCACTGA
- a CDS encoding nucleotidyltransferase family protein has translation MMTKLDLAEIEKILRKHKEELRERFGVSSIAIFGSYAGGEETELNDVDILVEFERPIGWEIVDLRDYLESLLGVKVDLITKNAAMSRNRFWKEIKEELVPI, from the coding sequence ATGATGACCAAACTGGACCTTGCTGAGATCGAGAAAATTCTCCGGAAGCACAAAGAAGAGCTTCGCGAGAGGTTTGGGGTCAGTTCAATCGCCATATTCGGTTCTTATGCGGGGGGCGAGGAGACCGAGCTTAACGACGTTGACATTCTCGTTGAGTTTGAACGGCCCATCGGATGGGAGATAGTCGACCTCAGGGACTACCTCGAATCCTTGCTTGGAGTTAAGGTGGATCTGATAACAAAAAACGCGGCCATGAGTAGGAATCGCTTCTGGAAGGAAATAAAAGAAGAGCTCGTGCCAATTTGA
- a CDS encoding 50S ribosomal protein L37e, with amino-acid sequence MGSGTAPKGRRNHTPTHIKCRRCGRRAYNIKKGYCAACGFGRSRRMRKYSWSHKWKKKRNLL; translated from the coding sequence ATGGGAAGCGGGACTGCACCGAAGGGCAGGAGGAACCACACTCCAACTCACATCAAGTGCAGGCGCTGCGGAAGGCGCGCCTACAACATCAAGAAGGGCTACTGCGCCGCCTGTGGCTTCGGCAGGAGCAGGCGCATGAGGAAGTACAGCTGGTCCCACAAGTGGAAGAAGAAGAGGAACCTCCTCTGA
- a CDS encoding LSm family protein, whose protein sequence is MAERPLDVIHRSLDKDVLVLLKRGSEFRGRLIGYDIHLNVVLADAALIQDGEVVKNYGKIVIRGDNVLAISPVEIE, encoded by the coding sequence ATGGCGGAAAGACCACTCGATGTTATTCACAGGTCGCTTGACAAGGACGTGCTCGTACTCCTGAAGAGGGGTTCCGAATTCAGGGGCAGGCTCATCGGTTACGACATCCACCTGAACGTCGTCCTCGCCGACGCCGCCCTCATCCAGGACGGCGAGGTCGTTAAGAACTACGGTAAAATCGTCATCAGGGGAGACAACGTTCTGGCAATTTCCCCTGTCGAGATTGAGTGA
- a CDS encoding mRNA surveillance protein pelota — MQIIHQDVKEGKVKVKAETLDDLWHLYHIIDPGDVVYAKTLRKQAQRSDSLRAEKVEVIPVFLGVRAEKINFHKFANQVRVTGPIVYASRDDVPLGKYHTIAIEEGTVVTIQKSRWKEHHIERLKEAVEASKRARVMIVVIDDGEADMAIIREYGVEILKGIRYNLGGKRYSTNRESEEKKFFHDVAKSMEEIISREGIERAIVAGPGFVKEDFYKFLRENYPELAKKVVIEDTSVTGRTGIYEVIRRGTVDKVYHENRVAKEVQLVEKVLENVARNNGLAAYGLREVEEAVNYGAVETLLVLDELLKGEHREKIEELMDAVRYSRGEVVVVSSEHEGGDKLKALGGLAALLRFRIK; from the coding sequence GTGCAGATAATCCACCAGGACGTCAAGGAGGGCAAGGTGAAGGTTAAGGCCGAGACGCTCGACGACCTCTGGCACCTGTACCACATCATCGACCCTGGAGATGTTGTTTACGCAAAAACACTCAGGAAGCAGGCCCAGCGCTCGGACTCGCTCAGGGCGGAGAAGGTCGAGGTGATTCCCGTCTTTCTCGGCGTTAGGGCGGAGAAGATAAACTTCCACAAGTTCGCCAACCAGGTCCGCGTTACCGGCCCCATCGTCTACGCCAGCAGGGACGACGTCCCCCTTGGAAAGTACCACACGATAGCCATCGAAGAGGGCACGGTCGTCACCATTCAGAAGTCCCGCTGGAAGGAGCACCACATCGAGAGGCTGAAGGAAGCGGTTGAGGCGTCAAAGAGGGCAAGGGTCATGATAGTCGTCATAGATGACGGCGAGGCAGACATGGCGATAATCAGGGAGTACGGCGTCGAGATACTCAAGGGGATACGCTACAACCTCGGCGGGAAGAGGTACAGCACCAACCGCGAGAGCGAGGAGAAAAAGTTCTTCCACGACGTGGCGAAGAGCATGGAGGAGATAATAAGCCGCGAGGGCATAGAGAGGGCAATCGTAGCTGGCCCCGGCTTCGTCAAGGAGGACTTCTACAAGTTCCTGCGCGAGAACTATCCAGAGTTAGCTAAGAAGGTGGTCATCGAGGACACGAGCGTGACCGGAAGGACGGGCATCTACGAGGTCATAAGGCGCGGTACGGTCGATAAAGTCTATCACGAGAACCGCGTTGCCAAGGAAGTCCAGCTCGTTGAAAAGGTGCTCGAAAACGTGGCCAGAAACAACGGTCTAGCGGCTTACGGTCTTAGAGAGGTCGAGGAGGCGGTCAATTACGGCGCGGTTGAGACGCTCTTGGTTCTCGACGAGCTCCTCAAAGGCGAGCACAGGGAGAAGATAGAGGAGCTCATGGACGCGGTTCGCTACTCCCGCGGCGAGGTGGTCGTGGTAAGTTCGGAGCACGAGGGCGGCGACAAGCTGAAGGCCCTCGGAGGGCTGGCGGCGCTGCTGAGGTTCAGGATTAAGTGA
- a CDS encoding DUF167 domain-containing protein produces MSAKFLKETKDGTLLLVYVQPKAKKNEIEGIDEWRGRLKVKIKAPPVEGKANKELVKFLSKLLDAEVSILRGETGREKDLLVRLSAEEVKKRLGL; encoded by the coding sequence ATGAGCGCGAAGTTCCTGAAGGAGACCAAGGACGGAACGCTGCTCCTGGTCTACGTCCAGCCGAAGGCGAAGAAGAACGAGATTGAGGGGATAGACGAGTGGCGCGGAAGGCTGAAGGTCAAAATAAAAGCCCCACCGGTTGAGGGAAAGGCGAATAAAGAGCTTGTGAAGTTCCTCTCGAAGCTCCTCGATGCGGAGGTCAGCATCCTGCGGGGAGAGACGGGCAGGGAGAAGGATTTGCTCGTCAGGCTGAGCGCGGAAGAGGTGAAGAAGAGGCTGGGACTTTGA
- a CDS encoding VIT1/CCC1 transporter family protein produces the protein MDEMLELARGFYRDEYADSVLYAQLARIEKDEGIRNEFLRLSNIESKHAKFWHDFIKRHGGEVPKPSVKRLTIFSVKLLRRLLGPGSVASLLEMGENSAIQKYFKYLTTYADKFSEEEMKEIKDVILDELEHEKFFYESKERFHVENTRDLVLGMNDGLVEILGAVTGLSAVYPNNPQLVGISGLIVGVAGALSMAIGTFVSVRSQRQIKESIRDRMEVLFRVSPERAAEELVEKLVEGGMPEEVAREVAKELADNSDAIMQLLLPEAEENEIRAALYTGLSYLVGVAFPVTPYFLASGSLTALPFSILLAGSALAIVATLISLLSGISIRKKVAEMVATGLGAAFLSYLFGRLMEVLFNVSAL, from the coding sequence ATGGACGAGATGCTTGAACTGGCGAGGGGCTTTTATAGGGACGAGTACGCAGACTCGGTTCTCTACGCCCAACTGGCCAGGATAGAGAAGGACGAGGGGATAAGGAATGAATTTCTGCGGCTCTCGAATATCGAGTCAAAGCACGCCAAGTTCTGGCACGACTTCATAAAGCGACATGGGGGAGAGGTTCCGAAGCCTTCGGTTAAGAGGCTCACAATATTCAGCGTCAAGCTCCTCAGGAGACTCCTCGGCCCCGGCTCGGTCGCCTCGCTCCTTGAGATGGGCGAGAACAGTGCGATACAGAAGTACTTCAAATACCTAACGACCTATGCCGACAAGTTCAGCGAAGAGGAGATGAAGGAGATAAAGGACGTTATACTGGACGAGCTTGAGCACGAGAAGTTCTTCTACGAGAGCAAGGAGCGATTCCACGTCGAGAACACCCGCGACCTCGTTCTGGGCATGAACGACGGGCTGGTTGAAATCCTCGGTGCCGTCACTGGTCTCTCCGCGGTGTACCCAAACAACCCGCAGCTCGTCGGAATAAGCGGCCTCATAGTCGGTGTAGCCGGTGCGCTCTCGATGGCCATAGGCACCTTCGTCTCGGTTCGCTCCCAGAGGCAGATTAAGGAATCCATCCGCGACAGGATGGAGGTCCTCTTCAGAGTTTCGCCAGAAAGGGCGGCCGAAGAGCTTGTGGAGAAGCTCGTCGAGGGAGGAATGCCGGAGGAGGTTGCGAGGGAGGTCGCAAAGGAGCTCGCCGACAACAGCGATGCGATTATGCAGCTCCTCCTCCCGGAGGCGGAGGAGAACGAGATAAGGGCGGCGCTCTACACCGGTCTTTCTTATCTGGTCGGTGTTGCCTTCCCTGTTACGCCGTACTTCCTCGCGTCGGGCTCGCTGACGGCCCTTCCCTTCTCGATACTGCTTGCTGGCTCGGCCCTGGCGATAGTGGCGACCCTGATATCGCTCCTCTCCGGAATCTCAATCAGGAAGAAGGTCGCCGAGATGGTGGCGACGGGCCTGGGTGCGGCGTTCCTGAGCTATCTCTTCGGCCGGCTCATGGAGGTTCTCTTCAACGTCTCGGCGCTTTAG
- a CDS encoding MATE family efflux transporter: MIRLNEDQRRLWKLAWPAIMGNISQTLLNLVDMMMVGQLGALALAAVGLGGQVSWFMMPIMAAVATGTLALVARFVGAKDDANATLALEQSLYLAFLLGIPVMFFGWFLGDDILRIMGAKPDVVALGYEYIKVLFAFYPIRFAGFTAFAALRGAGDTRTPMKLGILMNIINAIFDYLLIFGKLGFPKLGPVGAAWASGLGITASFLLGLYLLWSGRLVLHFKPSWSFHLDMARRILRVGVPTMVERGIFSFYNLLYMSIVTRFGTLALAAHQIGLRVESIAYMPAFGFNVATSALVGQGLGEGNPEKAERTVYEALKMVGLFMSVMAVILIVFPRYLVMPFINPSDPNYSEVMRLASIYLIIVGISEVPLGWLFVLGGALRGAGDTKTPMYITATSKLLFRIVPAYILGFGFTIPPFEILGITFPGFTFEGLGVIAAWIAMSLETFTTAALFWWAFKRGKWKYVKV; encoded by the coding sequence ATGATTCGCCTCAACGAGGATCAGCGCCGTCTCTGGAAGCTCGCCTGGCCCGCGATAATGGGCAACATATCCCAGACGCTTCTCAACCTAGTGGACATGATGATGGTCGGACAGCTCGGCGCCCTGGCACTTGCCGCCGTCGGCCTCGGCGGTCAGGTGAGCTGGTTCATGATGCCCATCATGGCGGCGGTTGCGACCGGAACCCTCGCGCTGGTGGCTAGGTTCGTCGGGGCGAAGGACGACGCCAACGCCACCCTTGCACTGGAGCAGAGCCTCTACCTGGCGTTCCTCCTCGGAATCCCCGTTATGTTCTTCGGCTGGTTCCTGGGGGACGACATACTGCGGATAATGGGAGCAAAACCGGACGTTGTTGCCCTGGGCTACGAGTACATCAAGGTGCTCTTCGCGTTCTACCCGATACGGTTCGCTGGCTTCACGGCCTTCGCGGCACTGAGGGGGGCGGGGGACACGAGAACCCCCATGAAGCTCGGCATTTTGATGAACATAATCAACGCGATCTTTGACTATCTCCTCATCTTCGGGAAGCTCGGCTTCCCAAAACTCGGCCCGGTCGGCGCCGCCTGGGCCTCCGGGCTGGGCATAACGGCCTCTTTCCTCCTCGGCCTATACCTCCTCTGGAGCGGGAGGCTCGTTCTCCACTTCAAGCCCAGCTGGAGCTTCCATCTCGACATGGCCAGGAGAATCCTCCGCGTGGGAGTTCCCACGATGGTCGAGCGTGGTATATTCAGCTTCTACAATCTCCTCTACATGAGCATCGTGACCCGCTTCGGAACCCTCGCCCTGGCGGCGCACCAGATAGGACTGCGCGTTGAGAGCATAGCCTACATGCCCGCCTTCGGCTTCAACGTCGCAACCTCCGCCCTGGTTGGCCAGGGGCTCGGGGAGGGGAACCCGGAGAAGGCAGAGCGCACGGTCTACGAGGCTCTGAAGATGGTGGGCCTCTTCATGAGCGTCATGGCGGTCATCCTGATCGTCTTCCCGCGCTACCTCGTCATGCCCTTCATAAACCCGAGCGACCCGAACTACAGCGAGGTCATGAGGCTGGCGAGTATATACCTCATAATAGTCGGAATAAGCGAAGTTCCCCTTGGCTGGCTCTTCGTCCTCGGCGGTGCACTGAGGGGGGCAGGGGATACAAAAACGCCGATGTACATCACCGCCACCAGCAAGCTCCTCTTCCGCATAGTTCCGGCGTACATCCTCGGATTCGGCTTTACAATACCACCCTTTGAGATACTGGGCATAACCTTCCCCGGCTTCACCTTCGAGGGACTGGGCGTTATAGCGGCGTGGATAGCCATGAGCCTGGAGACCTTCACGACGGCGGCCCTCTTCTGGTGGGCGTTCAAGAGGGGGAAGTGGAAATACGTGAAGGTATGA
- the pepQ gene encoding Xaa-Pro dipeptidase PepQ, which translates to MRIEKLKEFIAEKELDGVLITSKPNLFYFTGSSPVLGGYLLVTADDALFLVPELEYEEARETSRVPVDKFKRGDELYEKLKGFGINRLGIEGRMSYSSVQAYREKLGVEDFVVVDDVIKELRIVKTPEEVETIKAACEIADQAMLAAIEEISEGKREREIAAKMEYVMKMNGAEKPAFDTIIASGPRAALPHGVASDKRIEKGDLVVIDEGALYRHYHSDMTRTIVVGSPSEKQRDIYEAVLEAQKKGVEAARPGMTAKELDTIVRDVIKEYGYGDYFIHSTGHGVGLEIHEWPGVSQQDETVLKPGMVITIEPGIYLPKFGGVRIEDTVLITENGALRLTKTERELI; encoded by the coding sequence ATGAGGATTGAAAAGCTCAAAGAGTTCATAGCCGAAAAGGAACTCGATGGTGTTCTAATCACCTCAAAGCCGAACCTCTTTTACTTCACGGGAAGCTCGCCGGTCCTTGGGGGCTATCTGCTCGTGACCGCTGACGATGCCCTTTTCCTCGTCCCGGAACTGGAGTACGAGGAGGCTCGCGAAACCTCCCGCGTTCCGGTTGACAAGTTCAAGAGGGGAGACGAGCTATACGAGAAGCTCAAGGGGTTCGGTATCAACCGCCTTGGAATAGAGGGCAGGATGAGCTATTCCTCGGTTCAGGCCTATCGGGAGAAGCTCGGCGTTGAGGACTTCGTTGTGGTTGACGACGTTATCAAGGAGCTCAGGATAGTCAAGACTCCTGAAGAGGTTGAGACCATAAAGGCCGCCTGCGAAATAGCGGACCAGGCAATGCTGGCCGCGATAGAGGAGATAAGCGAAGGCAAGCGCGAGAGGGAGATAGCAGCCAAGATGGAGTACGTCATGAAAATGAACGGGGCGGAAAAGCCCGCTTTTGACACGATAATAGCCAGCGGCCCGCGCGCCGCACTGCCGCACGGAGTGGCGAGCGACAAAAGGATAGAGAAGGGCGACCTGGTCGTCATCGACGAGGGAGCGCTTTACAGGCACTACCACTCCGACATGACCAGAACCATAGTCGTGGGCTCCCCCAGCGAGAAGCAGAGGGACATCTACGAGGCGGTTTTGGAGGCTCAGAAGAAGGGAGTCGAGGCGGCGCGGCCGGGAATGACCGCCAAGGAGCTGGACACCATCGTCAGGGACGTCATCAAAGAGTACGGCTACGGGGATTACTTCATACACTCAACCGGTCACGGCGTCGGCTTGGAGATTCACGAGTGGCCGGGCGTTAGCCAGCAGGACGAGACCGTTCTCAAGCCAGGAATGGTCATCACAATCGAGCCGGGAATATATCTTCCCAAGTTCGGCGGCGTCCGCATCGAGGACACCGTGCTCATAACGGAGAACGGTGCGCTGAGGCTCACCAAGACCGAGAGGGAACTCATCTGA